The Verrucomicrobium spinosum DSM 4136 = JCM 18804 genome includes a region encoding these proteins:
- the acpS gene encoding holo-ACP synthase — protein MTPFSTGLDLVEVPRIRALLAKHGNRFKERTFTAGEIAYCDACADPAIHYAARFAAKEAVAKALGTGFADGVSWQDIEVLRDGRGCPSIELHGGAVHVAELSGIKKVLLSLTHTKEMAAASVVACSS, from the coding sequence ATGACACCCTTTTCCACCGGCCTGGACCTGGTCGAGGTGCCCCGCATCCGGGCGCTGCTGGCGAAGCACGGCAATCGGTTTAAGGAAAGAACGTTCACCGCCGGCGAGATTGCCTACTGCGATGCCTGCGCGGATCCCGCCATCCACTATGCCGCCCGTTTTGCGGCCAAGGAGGCTGTGGCCAAGGCGCTGGGAACAGGCTTTGCCGATGGGGTGAGCTGGCAGGATATCGAGGTTCTGAGGGACGGGCGGGGGTGTCCATCGATTGAGCTGCATGGTGGAGCCGTGCATGTGGCGGAGTTGTCCGGGATCAAGAAGGTATTGCTGAGCCTCACCCACACCAAGGAGATGGCTGCGGCCAGTGTGGTGGCCTGTTCAAGCTGA
- a CDS encoding cupin domain-containing protein has product MEILRIPPGATPYPYHSHSAQWEFYHVISGVGTVRHEAGIEPVESGDAFVFKPGEPHQLINNGDTDLLIYVVADNPIGESCHYPDSNKWLVRSPERRMVRGEDDDYYRGEE; this is encoded by the coding sequence GTGGAGATCCTGCGCATTCCGCCTGGAGCCACACCGTACCCCTATCATTCTCACAGTGCCCAGTGGGAATTTTACCACGTGATCTCCGGCGTCGGCACCGTACGTCACGAGGCAGGGATCGAGCCCGTTGAATCGGGCGATGCCTTTGTCTTCAAGCCGGGTGAGCCTCACCAACTCATCAACAATGGAGATACCGACCTCCTGATCTACGTGGTGGCGGACAATCCGATCGGCGAATCGTGCCACTATCCGGACAGCAACAAATGGCTGGTCCGATCCCCGGAGCGCCGCATGGTGCGGGGTGAAGACGACGACTATTACCGGGGCGAGGAATAA
- a CDS encoding urease accessory protein UreF — protein sequence MLPEWLPWLLQVNDSQFPSGAYAHSMGLEELTQRDYIRKPEDLEKFLHEQIIPSLKAFELPFLARAHAAAAAEDLNTVRALDDELEAWKLAAELRQASRQLGSRRLVMAHKLENSALLEQYAKRDAPCHHLIICALELRTLPAAAAGCAFGLQTLSGYATASMKLMRMGQERCQLIVRHAMATLAPHIESAMRVEDNSHIGWFNPLLEISSMRHARAQERLFIS from the coding sequence ATGCTTCCTGAATGGCTCCCCTGGCTGCTCCAGGTCAATGACTCCCAGTTCCCCAGCGGAGCCTATGCGCATTCCATGGGTCTGGAGGAGCTCACCCAGCGCGACTACATCCGCAAACCGGAAGATCTGGAGAAGTTTCTGCACGAGCAGATCATCCCCAGCTTGAAGGCCTTTGAGCTCCCCTTTCTCGCCCGCGCCCACGCCGCAGCAGCCGCCGAAGACCTCAATACAGTCCGCGCGCTGGACGACGAATTGGAAGCCTGGAAGCTCGCGGCGGAACTGCGGCAGGCGAGCCGGCAGCTCGGATCGCGGCGCCTCGTCATGGCCCACAAGCTGGAAAACAGCGCGCTGCTGGAGCAGTACGCCAAGCGCGACGCCCCCTGTCATCACCTCATCATCTGTGCGTTGGAATTGCGCACCCTGCCTGCCGCTGCTGCGGGCTGCGCCTTCGGCCTGCAGACCCTCAGCGGCTATGCCACCGCCTCCATGAAACTCATGCGCATGGGCCAGGAGCGTTGCCAGCTCATCGTACGGCACGCCATGGCCACGCTGGCTCCACACATCGAGTCCGCAATGCGTGTGGAGGACAATTCCCATATTGGCTGGTTCAATCCGCTCCTGGAAATCTCCTCCATGCGCCATGCCCGAGCGCAGGAACGTCTCTTTATTTCCTAA
- a CDS encoding magnesium transporter gives MLPREDIDQLAADTVQRAPHEAAELLTGHKDEDVIAVLELVNPLVCQQILRELDDRRRSELLASAPVEKARQWMRNQEYPEDSVGWLMEPPVAVFRAHMTVRETIEAMRKLTKKAFITYGYVTDGHNKLIGVLVFRDLMLAEADKKLSEVMYTNLFWLNPQMALTDAMKSTLNRHFPVYPVCDEDGHLMGLVRGQAIFEARAMELSAQPGTMVGVNEEERLSTPMPRSLWMRHPWLQFNLLTAFIAAAVVGVFQKTLDEIVILAAFLPVLAGQSGNTGCQALAVCLRGLTLGDLKPGDEKILFAKEGVLGLLNGALVGVVAGVGMYVFARMQGNEHAFMLGVVVWISMIASCVISGLSGALIPLTLRRFGADPATASSIFLTTATDVVSMGTFLGLATWLIR, from the coding sequence ATGCTCCCTCGCGAAGACATTGATCAACTGGCTGCGGATACAGTCCAGCGGGCGCCCCATGAGGCTGCCGAACTCCTCACCGGCCACAAGGACGAGGACGTGATCGCGGTGTTGGAGCTGGTGAACCCATTGGTCTGTCAGCAGATCCTGCGTGAACTGGATGATCGCCGTCGGTCGGAACTGCTGGCTTCTGCACCTGTGGAAAAGGCCCGGCAGTGGATGCGGAACCAGGAGTACCCAGAGGACAGCGTGGGCTGGCTCATGGAACCTCCCGTGGCGGTGTTCCGCGCGCACATGACGGTGCGCGAGACCATCGAGGCCATGCGGAAGCTCACCAAGAAGGCCTTCATCACCTATGGCTATGTGACCGATGGCCACAATAAACTTATTGGGGTGCTGGTCTTCCGTGACCTCATGCTGGCCGAGGCGGACAAGAAGCTGAGTGAGGTGATGTACACCAATCTCTTCTGGCTCAACCCCCAGATGGCGTTGACCGACGCCATGAAGAGCACCCTGAACCGGCACTTCCCAGTTTATCCGGTCTGCGACGAGGATGGGCACCTGATGGGCCTCGTGCGCGGGCAGGCTATTTTCGAGGCCCGTGCCATGGAGCTCTCCGCCCAGCCGGGTACCATGGTGGGGGTGAATGAGGAGGAACGTCTCTCCACTCCCATGCCGCGCAGCCTCTGGATGCGCCACCCTTGGCTCCAGTTCAACCTCCTCACCGCCTTCATCGCCGCCGCGGTTGTTGGCGTGTTCCAGAAGACCTTAGACGAGATCGTGATTCTCGCCGCGTTTCTCCCGGTGCTCGCTGGTCAGAGTGGCAACACAGGCTGTCAGGCCCTGGCGGTGTGCCTGCGTGGCCTGACGCTGGGTGACCTCAAGCCCGGTGATGAAAAAATCCTCTTTGCCAAAGAAGGCGTTCTGGGACTCCTGAACGGCGCGCTGGTCGGCGTGGTCGCCGGGGTGGGCATGTACGTCTTTGCCCGCATGCAGGGCAACGAACACGCCTTCATGCTGGGCGTGGTCGTGTGGATCTCCATGATCGCAAGTTGCGTCATCAGCGGATTGTCCGGGGCGTTGATTCCGCTCACGCTTCGTCGTTTCGGGGCCGATCCTGCCACCGCGTCCAGCATCTTCCTGACTACCGCGACTGATGTCGTGAGCATGGGGACCTTCTTGGGGTTGGCGACGTGGTTGATTCGGTAG
- a CDS encoding catalase-related domain-containing protein, translating into MSPTLALKFAPLPKSATVAAVGENEVFSQPGHLFRFMTADLQKRLFGNIARLMGELPREVQLRQICDLFRTDPSYGIGLANALGFSVPRALSQRRSLHCTPAPTSA; encoded by the coding sequence ATGTCACCCACTCTTGCACTCAAGTTCGCTCCCCTGCCGAAGTCCGCGACGGTAGCTGCCGTCGGGGAGAATGAAGTATTCAGCCAGCCCGGTCATCTTTTCCGGTTCATGACGGCGGATCTTCAGAAGCGTCTCTTCGGCAACATTGCCCGACTCATGGGAGAGCTGCCGCGCGAGGTACAGCTTCGACAAATTTGTGACCTCTTTCGGACCGATCCCTCCTATGGCATCGGCCTGGCGAATGCCCTCGGCTTTTCCGTGCCACGCGCTTTGTCGCAGCGTCGGTCGCTTCATTGCACTCCGGCGCCCACCAGTGCCTGA
- a CDS encoding LysR family transcriptional regulator has protein sequence MELHQLRYMVAVARTGNFSRAAQTCHVSQPSLSQQIQKLEDELGERLFDRLRRHAKLTQAGERFLPRAVRILEEMDAATREARAANDLDQGRITVGVLPTIAPYLLPKLIAAFSAKYPGVQVVVHEDTTARLRELTAACEVDIAIASLPLQDERFEVRELFDEELLLALPNNHRLVDQKKIIPEDLLEEKFILMKEGHCLGDQVLHFCHRQDFHPQVSCRSAQMETVQSLVQSGMGITLVPRMALQEDRSVKPVYRSLSDPSPKRTIVAFWPRQRPLGKAAAAWLKLMEE, from the coding sequence ATGGAATTGCATCAGCTCCGTTACATGGTGGCCGTGGCACGGACCGGAAATTTTAGCCGGGCGGCGCAAACCTGCCATGTGTCCCAACCCTCTCTGAGCCAGCAGATTCAGAAGCTGGAGGATGAGCTGGGCGAGCGGCTTTTTGACAGGTTGCGCCGACATGCCAAGCTGACCCAGGCAGGTGAGCGGTTCCTGCCCAGGGCGGTGCGAATTTTGGAGGAGATGGATGCCGCGACCCGGGAAGCGCGGGCTGCCAACGATCTGGATCAGGGCCGGATCACGGTGGGCGTGCTGCCCACCATCGCTCCCTATTTATTGCCAAAGCTCATCGCTGCCTTCAGCGCGAAGTATCCTGGTGTGCAGGTCGTCGTGCATGAAGACACCACGGCCCGTCTCCGGGAGCTGACCGCCGCCTGTGAGGTGGATATCGCGATTGCCAGCCTGCCGCTGCAGGATGAGCGGTTTGAGGTGCGGGAGCTGTTTGACGAGGAGCTGCTGCTGGCCCTTCCGAACAACCACCGCCTGGTGGACCAAAAGAAGATCATTCCAGAGGACTTGCTGGAGGAGAAATTCATCCTCATGAAGGAAGGGCATTGCCTGGGCGATCAGGTTTTGCACTTCTGCCATCGCCAGGATTTTCACCCTCAAGTGAGCTGTCGAAGCGCGCAAATGGAGACGGTGCAGTCGCTGGTCCAGTCCGGCATGGGCATCACCCTTGTGCCCAGGATGGCGCTACAGGAGGATAGATCCGTGAAGCCGGTGTATCGCTCCTTAAGTGACCCCTCGCCAAAGCGCACCATTGTGGCCTTCTGGCCCAGACAGCGCCCTCTGGGAAAGGCGGCGGCCGCCTGGCTGAAGTTGATGGAGGAGTGA
- a CDS encoding urease subunit beta, which produces MIPGEIIHPEGAGDLEANVGLATVTVAVSNTGDRPIQVGSHFHFFEVNTSLHFDRPASLGFRLNIAAGTAVRFEPGDTREVELVAFAGKREVYGLNNLVNGPLPAPANA; this is translated from the coding sequence ATGATCCCCGGAGAAATCATCCATCCCGAAGGTGCCGGTGACCTGGAGGCCAATGTCGGCCTGGCCACGGTGACTGTAGCGGTTTCCAACACCGGCGACCGACCCATTCAGGTAGGCAGTCACTTTCACTTCTTTGAGGTGAACACCTCCCTCCACTTCGACCGCCCGGCATCGCTCGGCTTCCGCCTCAACATTGCGGCGGGCACTGCCGTGCGGTTCGAGCCCGGTGACACCCGTGAGGTGGAGCTCGTCGCATTCGCCGGCAAACGCGAGGTCTATGGCCTCAACAACCTCGTCAACGGTCCCCTGCCCGCTCCCGCCAACGCATGA
- a CDS encoding HupE/UreJ family protein: MTFRDLTKTTVPLATLTLVQSLSAHPGHYHPEGDQVDEFDTESFFSAIAHPFTGLDHLVAAIAIGFLAYAMGRRMGLALAASFLGMLAIGSAVGRAGLGVPFLEQGLALSVLGLGVMLMLYKNSSQALRLGIVAAIGFWHGNAHGLENAGGLFAMGLWLGTLLVVSLGAIITLPFAQITASPWRYAGLAVGTAGCVFCATHFV; the protein is encoded by the coding sequence ATGACCTTTCGCGATCTCACCAAGACAACCGTCCCCCTCGCCACTCTCACCCTCGTCCAAAGCCTCTCCGCCCACCCCGGTCACTATCATCCGGAAGGCGATCAAGTGGATGAGTTTGACACCGAGTCTTTCTTCAGCGCCATCGCCCACCCCTTTACTGGACTGGACCACTTGGTGGCCGCTATCGCAATCGGCTTCCTGGCTTATGCCATGGGGAGGCGCATGGGCCTGGCTCTTGCGGCCAGCTTCCTCGGCATGCTGGCGATCGGTTCTGCCGTGGGCCGTGCTGGTCTTGGCGTCCCTTTTCTTGAGCAGGGTCTCGCGCTTTCCGTTCTAGGCCTTGGTGTGATGTTGATGTTGTACAAAAACTCCAGCCAGGCTCTCCGACTCGGCATCGTCGCCGCCATCGGATTCTGGCACGGAAACGCGCATGGCTTGGAAAACGCCGGCGGACTCTTCGCCATGGGCCTGTGGTTGGGCACGCTGTTGGTGGTCAGCCTTGGGGCTATCATCACCCTGCCTTTCGCCCAGATCACCGCCAGCCCCTGGCGTTATGCAGGTCTCGCCGTGGGCACTGCTGGCTGCGTCTTCTGCGCCACTCACTTCGTCTGA
- a CDS encoding urease accessory protein UreD, which yields MKGHLHLACALRDGSIPYLREQSFCAPMHLSKPHVDAGALVTNLVNPTAGIFDNDEINLNFTVDPGASLVLTTPSSSRVYRSRKGDTALVRQTMTVGAGGFLEFYPEPFIPHAGARYRQHNVIQVAPGGELLFFEWLSPGRVARGEAFEFEELCWDTDVWSGDVLIARERYRLRPDDASLKSLRLPFDLAHYLGCFVILPEGVPFPQAEVEALGGDVSSVYLGSAPLAGNVNAWTVKAICRDSLVTRKLLKDLRTVIYQARGKAQPTLGRY from the coding sequence TTGAAAGGCCACCTTCACCTCGCTTGCGCCCTCCGGGACGGCAGCATCCCGTACCTACGGGAGCAGTCCTTCTGTGCCCCGATGCATCTGAGCAAGCCGCATGTGGATGCAGGTGCACTGGTGACCAATCTCGTCAATCCCACTGCGGGCATCTTTGACAACGACGAGATCAATTTGAATTTCACCGTCGATCCAGGGGCCTCTCTGGTCCTGACCACGCCCAGTTCCAGCCGCGTGTACCGCTCCCGCAAGGGTGATACCGCCCTGGTCCGCCAGACCATGACCGTGGGTGCCGGAGGCTTCCTTGAGTTTTACCCGGAACCCTTCATTCCCCACGCCGGTGCCCGTTACCGCCAGCACAATGTGATCCAGGTCGCGCCCGGCGGCGAACTTCTCTTCTTTGAGTGGCTCTCCCCGGGACGCGTCGCTCGCGGCGAGGCCTTTGAGTTCGAGGAGCTCTGCTGGGATACCGACGTGTGGTCAGGCGACGTCTTGATTGCCCGGGAGCGTTACCGGCTTCGTCCAGACGACGCCAGCCTCAAGTCCCTTCGCCTCCCGTTTGATCTCGCCCACTACCTCGGGTGTTTCGTCATCCTGCCAGAGGGCGTGCCCTTTCCCCAAGCGGAGGTCGAGGCCCTCGGAGGAGATGTGAGTTCCGTCTATCTGGGATCCGCCCCGCTTGCTGGCAACGTGAATGCCTGGACCGTGAAGGCCATCTGCCGGGACTCCCTGGTCACCCGTAAGCTGCTCAAAGACCTGCGCACCGTGATCTACCAAGCACGCGGAAAGGCCCAACCGACCCTGGGAAGGTATTGA
- a CDS encoding pyridoxine 5'-phosphate synthase, giving the protein MLSLGVNIDHVATLRQARYATMLDSPNAEPVLLEAARESEAAGAHSITVHLRADRRHIQDADVWLLKRELKVKLNLEMGNTPEILDIALEVKPDFACLVPENRQEITTEGGLDVPGYAKSLKATTTRLKENGTLVSFFVDPVLDHIYAAADCGANMVELHTGTFANATGEARAVEVSRLVAAAALARDLGLQVNAGHGLTTRNLPDLFTVPHLAELNIGHSLVARAITVGLRRAVEEMLEVMAAYGKH; this is encoded by the coding sequence ATGCTCTCCCTCGGTGTTAACATCGATCACGTGGCGACGCTGCGTCAGGCGCGGTATGCCACCATGCTGGATTCACCCAATGCCGAGCCCGTGCTGCTGGAAGCCGCGCGGGAGTCGGAGGCAGCGGGGGCTCATTCCATCACGGTGCATCTGCGGGCGGATCGTCGGCACATCCAGGATGCGGATGTCTGGCTGCTGAAGCGTGAGCTGAAGGTGAAGCTGAATCTGGAGATGGGCAACACGCCGGAAATTCTGGACATTGCCCTGGAGGTGAAGCCTGACTTCGCCTGCCTCGTGCCGGAGAACCGCCAGGAGATCACCACCGAAGGCGGTCTGGATGTGCCAGGGTACGCCAAGTCCCTCAAGGCAACTACCACCCGGCTCAAGGAGAACGGCACCCTGGTCAGTTTCTTCGTGGATCCCGTGCTGGATCACATCTATGCCGCGGCCGACTGCGGGGCAAACATGGTGGAGCTGCACACCGGCACCTTTGCCAACGCCACCGGGGAAGCCCGTGCGGTGGAGGTTTCCCGTCTGGTGGCGGCTGCCGCGCTGGCCAGGGATCTCGGGCTACAGGTCAACGCCGGCCATGGGTTGACGACGCGCAATCTGCCCGACCTCTTCACAGTTCCGCATCTGGCGGAGCTCAACATTGGGCACAGCCTCGTGGCCCGTGCCATCACCGTGGGCTTGCGCAGGGCTGTGGAAGAAATGCTGGAAGTGATGGCTGCCTACGGGAAGCATTGA
- a CDS encoding urease accessory protein UreE translates to MILIKNKLAPQSVRPVAEQVHLLVERAMFLKRRWRISAPDGTEFGFDLETRLNHGCVIHQTGTHDYVVLQQPELIYEIETPTPEFAALVGWKVGNLHFPIQVLPDRVRILHDSAITQLFEREKWKVVEAMAIFNPMRVVPHAS, encoded by the coding sequence ATGATCCTCATCAAGAACAAACTTGCCCCCCAATCCGTGAGACCCGTTGCGGAACAGGTCCACCTCTTGGTGGAGCGCGCCATGTTCTTGAAGAGGCGTTGGCGCATCAGTGCACCCGACGGCACAGAGTTCGGCTTTGATCTGGAAACCCGCCTCAATCACGGGTGCGTCATCCATCAGACCGGCACTCACGACTACGTCGTCCTGCAGCAGCCCGAACTCATCTACGAAATCGAAACGCCCACGCCTGAATTTGCCGCCCTGGTGGGCTGGAAGGTGGGCAACCTGCACTTCCCCATCCAGGTTCTGCCGGATCGCGTTCGCATCCTCCACGACTCCGCCATCACCCAGCTCTTTGAGCGTGAGAAATGGAAGGTCGTGGAAGCGATGGCCATCTTCAACCCCATGCGCGTGGTGCCCCATGCTTCCTGA
- a CDS encoding urease subunit gamma, producing the protein MHLSPREQEKLLVVVAADVARRRRDRGVKLNHPETIALITAEIFEGARDGRSVAELMSYGTTIVKRDEVMEGVAEMIHDIQVEATFPDGTKLVTVHHPVR; encoded by the coding sequence ATGCACCTTTCCCCTCGCGAACAGGAGAAGCTCTTGGTGGTAGTGGCGGCCGATGTGGCCCGTCGTCGCCGTGACCGTGGCGTGAAGCTCAATCATCCTGAGACCATCGCGCTCATCACGGCGGAGATCTTCGAAGGTGCCCGCGACGGCAGGTCTGTCGCAGAGCTCATGAGCTATGGCACCACCATTGTGAAACGGGATGAAGTCATGGAAGGGGTCGCGGAAATGATCCACGACATCCAGGTGGAAGCCACCTTCCCGGACGGCACCAAACTCGTCACCGTCCACCACCCCGTCCGCTAG
- the ureC gene encoding urease subunit alpha → MKITRKQHASMFGATTGDQVRLADTELFVQVERDLIAEKGGYGNEVKFGGGKVIRDGMAQSSLALDADSLDLVITNALIIDAVQGVIKADIGVKHGRIVGIGHAGNPLLQDGIDMVIGAGTEVIAGEGCIITAGGIDTHIHFICPQQIDHALASGITTMIGGGTGPAHGTYATTCTPGIWYMQRMLEAADEYPMNLGFLGKGNCSTAPPLREQVLAGAVGLKLHEDWGTTPAAIDTCLGVAEELDVQVAIHTDTLNEAGFVESTLNAFKGRTIHTFHSEGAGGGHAPDIIRVCGEANVLPSSTNPTRPFTVNTIDEHLDMLMVCHHLDSRIPEDVAFAESRIRPETIAAEDLLHDLGAISMMSSDSQAMGRLGEVITRTWQTAHKMKTQFGKLDGPAHGAADNFRAMRYVAKYTINPAIAHGLSHEVGSIEVGKLADLVVWKPMFFGVKPEVVLKGGMIAMANMGDPNASIPTPQPMFYRPQFAAHGRAKYKTNITFVSEASLAHGNVQKLGLNKMLSAVKNCRNIGKTNMLWNDALPKIEVDPETYTVKADGRELRCEPAAVLPMAQRYFLF, encoded by the coding sequence ATGAAGATCACTCGCAAACAACACGCCAGCATGTTCGGTGCCACTACGGGTGACCAGGTGCGCCTGGCCGACACCGAGCTCTTTGTGCAGGTCGAGCGCGACCTCATCGCTGAAAAAGGCGGCTACGGGAACGAGGTGAAATTTGGCGGCGGCAAAGTGATCCGCGATGGCATGGCCCAGTCCTCCCTGGCGCTGGATGCCGACAGTCTCGACCTCGTCATCACCAACGCCTTGATCATCGATGCCGTGCAGGGCGTCATCAAAGCGGACATCGGTGTGAAGCATGGCCGCATCGTCGGCATTGGTCACGCCGGGAACCCCCTGCTCCAGGACGGCATCGACATGGTGATCGGCGCGGGCACGGAAGTCATTGCTGGCGAGGGTTGCATTATCACCGCTGGCGGCATCGACACCCACATTCATTTCATCTGCCCGCAGCAGATTGACCACGCTCTGGCCAGCGGCATCACCACCATGATCGGCGGTGGCACCGGTCCGGCCCACGGCACCTATGCCACCACGTGCACTCCCGGCATCTGGTACATGCAGCGCATGCTGGAGGCGGCCGATGAGTACCCCATGAACCTTGGGTTCTTGGGCAAGGGGAACTGCTCCACCGCACCGCCCCTCCGGGAACAGGTGCTGGCGGGTGCCGTAGGTCTGAAACTGCATGAAGACTGGGGCACCACCCCCGCCGCCATCGACACCTGCCTGGGTGTCGCGGAGGAACTGGACGTGCAGGTGGCCATCCATACGGACACTCTGAATGAAGCCGGGTTCGTTGAAAGCACACTCAATGCCTTCAAGGGCCGCACCATCCACACCTTTCACTCAGAGGGCGCTGGCGGTGGCCACGCTCCGGACATCATTCGTGTGTGCGGAGAAGCCAATGTCCTCCCCTCCTCCACCAATCCGACTCGCCCCTTTACTGTCAACACCATCGACGAGCATCTGGACATGCTCATGGTGTGCCACCACCTGGATTCCCGCATTCCGGAGGACGTCGCTTTTGCCGAATCTCGCATCCGGCCGGAGACCATCGCCGCAGAAGATCTGCTGCATGATCTGGGTGCCATTTCCATGATGTCCAGCGACAGCCAGGCCATGGGCCGCCTCGGTGAGGTCATCACCCGCACCTGGCAGACGGCACACAAGATGAAGACCCAGTTTGGCAAGCTGGACGGCCCCGCCCACGGCGCAGCGGACAACTTCCGGGCCATGCGCTATGTGGCCAAGTACACGATCAACCCCGCCATCGCCCATGGCCTCTCCCATGAGGTGGGTTCTATTGAGGTGGGCAAGCTCGCCGACCTCGTGGTGTGGAAGCCGATGTTCTTTGGCGTGAAGCCTGAAGTGGTGCTGAAGGGCGGCATGATTGCCATGGCCAACATGGGCGATCCCAATGCCTCCATCCCCACTCCGCAGCCCATGTTCTACCGGCCCCAGTTCGCCGCTCACGGTCGCGCCAAGTACAAGACGAACATTACCTTCGTCAGCGAGGCCTCCCTCGCCCACGGCAACGTCCAGAAGCTCGGCCTGAACAAGATGCTCAGCGCCGTGAAGAACTGCCGCAACATCGGCAAAACGAACATGCTGTGGAACGACGCCCTGCCCAAGATCGAAGTGGATCCCGAGACTTACACCGTGAAGGCCGACGGTCGGGAACTCCGCTGCGAACCTGCCGCCGTCCTCCCGATGGCCCAGCGTTATTTCCTGTTCTAA
- the ureG gene encoding urease accessory protein UreG yields MSLPASPSPAAASDGSEFESKRPIRIGVGGPVGSGKTMCVLRLSQWLKEEYSMAVITNDIYTREDAEFMIRQNVLTADRVMGVETGGCPHTAIRDDTSMNMAAVIELEKRHPDLQLILIESGGDNLSATFSPELVDAYIYVIDVAEGDKIPRKGGPAIRTSDLLLINKTDLAPYVGADLAVMDRDAKLMRGNRPFLFADLKSEKGKDDLIGWLKREYLFV; encoded by the coding sequence ATGTCTCTCCCCGCCTCCCCTTCTCCCGCCGCTGCCAGCGACGGGTCCGAGTTTGAGTCCAAGCGCCCCATCCGCATCGGAGTGGGCGGCCCGGTGGGCTCTGGTAAAACCATGTGCGTGCTGCGCCTCAGCCAGTGGCTCAAGGAGGAGTACTCCATGGCGGTCATCACCAATGACATCTACACCCGTGAAGACGCCGAGTTCATGATCAGGCAAAACGTCCTCACCGCAGATCGCGTCATGGGCGTGGAGACCGGCGGTTGCCCTCACACCGCCATCCGCGATGACACCAGCATGAACATGGCTGCGGTCATCGAGCTGGAGAAGCGCCATCCCGATTTGCAGTTGATCCTCATTGAAAGCGGCGGCGACAACCTTTCCGCCACCTTCTCCCCTGAGTTGGTGGATGCGTACATCTACGTGATCGATGTCGCCGAAGGAGACAAGATCCCGCGCAAAGGCGGCCCGGCCATCCGCACCAGCGACCTGCTACTCATCAACAAGACCGACCTTGCCCCGTATGTGGGCGCAGATCTGGCGGTGATGGATCGCGATGCCAAGCTGATGCGCGGCAACCGGCCGTTCCTGTTTGCCGACCTCAAGTCGGAGAAGGGCAAAGACGATCTCATCGGCTGGCTGAAGCGTGAGTATCTCTTCGTGTAA
- the urtE gene encoding urea ABC transporter ATP-binding subunit UrtE — protein MNVLEVSGLQASIGGSRILRGIDLTIPEKSVFCLMGRNGVGKTSTLKSIMGLLAAEKGQINLTGTELKGMRPEARAHLGLAYVPQGRDIFPHMTVEENLHIGPIARGKKLNGELDRIYTLFPILKEFLPRKGGMLSGGQQQQLAIGRALLTNPKLLILDEPTEGIQPNIIDQIGDAIKMLRAEGQMSILLVEQYLDFCKELGDVFTILERGTVAAAGKMSDLSEEMIKEFLTV, from the coding sequence ATGAACGTTCTCGAAGTCAGCGGCCTTCAAGCCTCCATTGGTGGCAGCCGCATCCTGCGTGGCATCGACCTCACCATCCCGGAAAAGTCCGTCTTCTGCCTCATGGGACGCAACGGCGTGGGCAAGACCTCCACGCTCAAGTCCATCATGGGCCTCCTGGCTGCGGAAAAGGGCCAGATCAACCTCACCGGCACGGAGCTCAAGGGCATGCGTCCCGAGGCACGCGCCCACCTGGGTCTGGCTTATGTCCCACAAGGTCGCGACATTTTCCCCCACATGACCGTGGAGGAGAATCTCCACATCGGCCCCATCGCCCGTGGCAAGAAGCTCAATGGTGAACTGGATCGCATTTACACGCTCTTTCCCATCCTCAAAGAGTTCCTCCCGCGCAAGGGCGGCATGCTCTCCGGTGGTCAACAGCAACAACTCGCCATTGGTCGCGCCCTGCTCACCAATCCCAAATTGCTCATCCTGGATGAGCCCACAGAAGGCATCCAGCCCAACATCATCGACCAGATTGGCGACGCCATCAAGATGTTGCGGGCCGAGGGCCAGATGAGCATTTTGCTCGTGGAGCAGTACCTCGATTTCTGCAAGGAACTGGGCGACGTCTTCACCATCCTGGAGCGTGGCACGGTGGCTGCTGCCGGGAAAATGTCGGATCTCAGCGAGGAGATGATCAAGGAGTTTCTCACCGTCTGA